The proteins below are encoded in one region of Neoasaia chiangmaiensis:
- the zwf gene encoding glucose-6-phosphate dehydrogenase, giving the protein MVEVLASARSSVPGPQEKARGLAVAPPGAFVIFGGGGDLTKRLLMPAIYNLACAGLLNDDFSIIVVDWAEMTDESLVAQFRESIDDFVNKRGTSAAVLQNDVWDHLTANISYLRGSFEEESTFAALNERLLGRNAVFYMAVAARFFGPIVDFLGESGLASEDNGVYRRVIIEKPFGADLVSAKALNARMLKSLDETQIYRIDHYLGKETVQNIMALRFSNGFFEPLWNRQNIDHIQITAAETVGVEKRGRFYEGTGAIRDMVPNHLMQLLSMTAMEAPTSFDADAVRDEKAKVLSAIQPVKLEDVVRGQYVSGSFGIGDEAEALRGYREEPDIAMGSQTETYAAMKLSIDNWRWAGVPFYLRTGKRLRKRKTEIAIHFKQAPYALFRDTPVDKLTPNIMVLHIQPTEGVTMQFSAKVPGPAVRLGGVRMKFDYSDWFSDGPSTGYETLIYDCLIGDQTLFQRADTIEGGWRIVQPALERAAAEHSPLCFYPAGLDGPREADELLARSGRRWLDLSR; this is encoded by the coding sequence ATGGTTGAGGTTCTCGCGTCCGCGCGCTCGTCGGTTCCAGGTCCGCAGGAAAAAGCACGGGGGCTGGCGGTTGCGCCTCCCGGTGCGTTCGTGATTTTCGGCGGCGGCGGCGACCTCACGAAACGCCTGCTGATGCCGGCGATATACAATCTTGCCTGCGCCGGTCTGCTGAATGATGATTTTTCGATCATCGTCGTGGACTGGGCCGAAATGACGGATGAAAGTCTGGTCGCGCAGTTTCGTGAGTCGATCGATGATTTCGTCAACAAGCGCGGCACCAGTGCGGCGGTATTGCAGAACGATGTCTGGGACCACCTGACGGCCAACATCAGTTACCTGCGTGGTTCCTTTGAGGAGGAATCGACGTTTGCCGCGTTGAACGAGCGTCTGTTGGGCCGCAATGCGGTCTTCTACATGGCCGTAGCGGCGCGTTTCTTCGGGCCGATCGTCGATTTCCTCGGGGAGAGCGGCTTGGCTTCGGAAGATAACGGTGTCTATCGGCGTGTCATCATCGAGAAGCCGTTCGGCGCCGATCTGGTATCGGCCAAGGCGCTCAATGCGCGTATGCTCAAGTCGCTCGATGAAACGCAGATTTATCGCATCGACCATTACCTTGGTAAGGAGACGGTGCAGAACATCATGGCGCTGCGTTTTTCCAACGGTTTCTTCGAACCGTTGTGGAATCGCCAGAATATCGACCACATTCAGATCACAGCCGCCGAGACGGTCGGCGTTGAGAAACGTGGCCGTTTCTATGAAGGCACGGGCGCTATTCGCGACATGGTGCCGAACCATCTGATGCAGTTGCTGTCGATGACGGCGATGGAAGCGCCGACGTCGTTCGATGCGGATGCGGTTCGCGACGAAAAAGCCAAGGTGCTGAGCGCGATTCAACCCGTGAAGCTCGAAGATGTTGTCCGTGGGCAGTATGTCAGTGGGTCTTTCGGGATCGGCGACGAGGCGGAGGCACTGCGCGGCTATCGGGAAGAGCCCGATATTGCCATGGGCAGCCAGACTGAGACCTACGCCGCCATGAAATTGTCGATCGATAACTGGCGTTGGGCGGGCGTGCCATTCTACCTCCGGACAGGAAAACGGCTTCGCAAGCGCAAGACGGAGATCGCCATTCATTTCAAGCAGGCACCTTATGCGCTGTTCCGCGACACGCCCGTCGACAAGCTGACGCCGAATATCATGGTCCTGCATATCCAGCCGACGGAAGGCGTGACGATGCAGTTCTCGGCGAAAGTGCCGGGGCCGGCGGTGCGTCTCGGCGGTGTGCGCATGAAGTTCGATTATTCCGACTGGTTCAGCGATGGACCGAGTACGGGATATGAGACGTTGATCTATGACTGCCTGATTGGTGACCAGACGCTCTTCCAGCGTGCGGACACGATCGAAGGTGGATGGCGTATCGTGCAGCCCGCGTTGGAACGTGCTGCGGCGGAGCATTCGCCACTATGTTTCTATCCCGCAGGTCTGGACGGGCCGCGCGAAGCCGATGAACTGCTGGCGCGCAGTGGTCGCCGTTGGCTGGATCTGTCTCGGTGA
- the gnd gene encoding phosphogluconate dehydrogenase (NAD(+)-dependent, decarboxylating) has product MQIGIVGLGRMGGNIAVRLTRHGHDVVLFDRDPAVVSKTNDRAESGRAISASSVEDLVGKITADRKIVWVMLPAGDITEACVQQLKGLLGDGDIVIDGGNSYYKDDVRRSHELMEKGIHYIDVGTSGGVWGLDRGYCMMYGGTKDAADHVDPILKALAPGKGDVPRTTGRDAEGLDPRAEEGYLHCGPAGSGHFVKMVHNGIEYGMMQAFAEGFDVMKSKNSEALPEDQRFDLNMADIAEVWRRGSVVASWLLDLTADAMAKNQSLSEFSGQVADSGEGRWTIEAAIEESVPVPVMTASLFTRFRSRTGNNYAEKVLSAMRFGFGGHVEKK; this is encoded by the coding sequence ATGCAGATCGGTATCGTCGGCTTGGGCCGCATGGGTGGAAATATTGCGGTTCGTCTGACCCGGCATGGCCATGACGTGGTGCTGTTCGATCGCGATCCGGCGGTTGTGTCCAAGACGAACGACCGTGCGGAAAGCGGACGCGCGATCTCGGCAAGCAGCGTCGAGGATCTGGTCGGCAAGATCACGGCGGATCGCAAGATCGTTTGGGTGATGCTGCCGGCTGGCGACATCACGGAAGCCTGTGTGCAGCAGCTCAAGGGTCTGCTTGGTGACGGCGACATCGTGATCGACGGTGGCAATTCCTACTACAAGGACGATGTCCGTCGCAGCCACGAACTGATGGAGAAAGGCATCCATTACATCGACGTCGGCACGTCCGGTGGTGTGTGGGGCCTCGATCGCGGCTATTGCATGATGTATGGCGGCACGAAGGATGCGGCCGATCATGTCGATCCGATCCTCAAGGCGCTGGCGCCGGGCAAGGGCGATGTGCCGCGCACGACGGGGCGTGATGCCGAAGGGCTCGATCCGCGTGCGGAGGAAGGTTATCTGCATTGTGGACCGGCAGGTTCGGGCCATTTTGTGAAAATGGTCCATAACGGCATCGAATACGGCATGATGCAGGCCTTCGCCGAAGGCTTCGATGTCATGAAGAGCAAGAACTCCGAAGCCCTGCCGGAAGATCAGCGTTTCGATCTCAACATGGCCGATATCGCCGAAGTGTGGCGTCGCGGCAGTGTCGTGGCTTCCTGGCTCCTCGACCTGACGGCGGATGCGATGGCGAAGAACCAGTCGCTCTCCGAGTTCTCCGGCCAGGTAGCGGATTCCGGTGAGGGACGCTGGACGATCGAGGCCGCGATCGAGGAATCGGTGCCGGTTCCTGTGATGACGGCATCGCTGTTCACGCGTTTCCGGTCGCGCACGGGCAATAACTATGCCGAGAAGGTTCTCTCGGCGATGCGCTTCGGCTTCGGCGGACACGTCGAGAAGAAGTGA
- the tkt gene encoding transketolase translates to MDGVEKANSGHPGTAMALAPAMYALWQHELNYDPANPLWPGRDRFVLSVGHASMLLYSTLYLTGVKDIEHDKVVDRPSLTIDDLKQFRQLNSKTPGHPEYRFTAGVETTTGPLGQGCGNSVGMAIAEKWLAARYNKPGYDLFDYYTYVFCGDGDMMEGVASEAASTAGHLGLGNLIWLYDSNQISIEGSTDLAFTENVAKRFEGYNWHVQTINDVNDVAAVRKALDAARAVKDKPSMIVMHTVIGYGAPKKAGTASAHGEPLGEAEIEGAKKAYHWPSAEPFYVPEGVKEHFQEGLGKRGAAASAAWKKKFEAYAKEYPAEASQLTDIFEHRLPAGWDKDIPTWDADPKGVASRASSGRVINAVAKNLPWMIGGSADLSPSTKTNLTFEGAGSFQPPQWNGSYAGRNLHFGVREHAMGSICNGIALSGVRAYGSGFLIFSDYMKAPIRLSAIMEVPVIYIFTHDSIGVGEDGPTHQPIEQLAQLRATPGIMTIRPGDANEVSEAWRTIIPLTEKPAVLILSRQNLPTLDRTKYAPASGLAKGAYVLASCEGTPDVILMASGSEVSLVVDAYEKLTAEGVKARVVSFPSFDLFEEQDQAYKDSVLPPEVKGRVAVEQAAAFGWDRYTGLGGSIIAMNTFGASAPLKDLLTKFGFTPEKVYEAAKAQAARK, encoded by the coding sequence ATGGACGGCGTGGAGAAGGCCAATTCGGGCCATCCCGGCACTGCCATGGCGTTGGCGCCGGCAATGTATGCGCTGTGGCAGCACGAGCTGAACTACGATCCGGCAAACCCGCTCTGGCCGGGCCGCGACCGGTTCGTGCTCTCGGTCGGGCATGCCTCGATGCTGCTGTATTCGACGCTGTACCTTACCGGCGTGAAGGATATCGAGCACGACAAGGTCGTTGATCGCCCTTCGCTGACGATCGATGATCTGAAGCAGTTCCGCCAGCTAAATTCCAAGACGCCCGGTCATCCGGAATACCGTTTCACGGCTGGCGTCGAGACGACGACCGGGCCGCTGGGCCAGGGCTGCGGCAACTCCGTCGGCATGGCGATCGCCGAGAAGTGGCTGGCCGCGCGCTATAACAAGCCGGGTTATGACCTGTTCGACTACTACACTTATGTGTTCTGTGGCGACGGCGACATGATGGAAGGCGTGGCCTCGGAAGCTGCTTCCACGGCGGGGCATCTGGGCCTGGGTAATCTGATCTGGCTGTATGACAGCAACCAGATTTCGATCGAGGGCTCGACGGATCTGGCTTTCACGGAAAACGTGGCCAAGCGTTTCGAAGGCTATAACTGGCACGTCCAGACGATCAATGACGTCAATGACGTCGCGGCGGTTCGCAAGGCGCTGGACGCGGCCCGGGCCGTCAAGGACAAGCCGAGCATGATCGTCATGCATACGGTGATCGGGTATGGCGCGCCGAAGAAGGCCGGCACCGCTTCCGCCCATGGTGAGCCGCTGGGCGAAGCCGAGATCGAGGGTGCGAAGAAGGCCTATCATTGGCCGTCCGCCGAGCCGTTCTATGTGCCGGAAGGCGTGAAGGAACATTTCCAGGAAGGTCTTGGCAAGCGCGGTGCTGCGGCGAGCGCTGCATGGAAGAAGAAGTTTGAGGCTTACGCCAAGGAATATCCGGCGGAAGCATCGCAGCTGACGGATATCTTCGAGCATCGTCTGCCGGCCGGATGGGACAAGGATATTCCGACATGGGATGCCGACCCCAAGGGTGTGGCGTCGCGCGCCAGCTCGGGCAGGGTCATCAATGCGGTTGCGAAGAACCTGCCGTGGATGATCGGTGGCTCGGCCGATCTTTCGCCGTCGACGAAGACCAACCTGACCTTCGAGGGTGCGGGTTCGTTCCAGCCGCCGCAGTGGAACGGTTCCTATGCCGGTCGTAACCTGCATTTCGGTGTGCGCGAGCATGCCATGGGGTCGATCTGTAACGGTATCGCGCTTTCGGGTGTTCGTGCCTACGGTTCCGGCTTCCTGATCTTCTCCGACTACATGAAGGCGCCGATCCGTCTGTCGGCCATCATGGAAGTGCCGGTCATCTATATCTTCACGCATGACTCCATTGGCGTGGGTGAAGACGGACCGACGCATCAGCCGATCGAGCAGCTGGCTCAGCTTCGTGCGACGCCGGGCATCATGACGATCCGCCCGGGCGATGCGAACGAGGTTTCGGAAGCGTGGCGTACGATCATTCCGCTGACCGAGAAGCCGGCCGTGCTGATCCTGAGCCGCCAGAACCTGCCGACGCTGGATCGCACGAAGTATGCGCCCGCTTCCGGCCTGGCGAAGGGCGCGTATGTGCTGGCAAGCTGCGAGGGAACGCCGGACGTCATTCTCATGGCGTCGGGCTCTGAAGTCAGCCTCGTGGTCGATGCCTACGAGAAGTTGACGGCGGAAGGCGTCAAGGCGCGCGTGGTGTCGTTCCCGTCCTTCGATCTCTTCGAGGAACAGGATCAGGCTTACAAGGACAGCGTCCTGCCGCCGGAAGTGAAGGGCCGCGTGGCGGTCGAGCAGGCCGCGGCGTTCGGTTGGGACCGTTACACCGGTCTTGGCGGTTCGATCATCGCGATGAACACGTTCGGCGCGTCAGCGCCGCTCAAGGATCTTCTGACGAAATTCGGTTTCACGCCGGAGAAGGTCTACGAGGCTGCGAAGGCACAGGCCGCGCGCAAGTGA
- a CDS encoding bifunctional transaldolase/phosoglucose isomerase has protein sequence MDVEQKPNVGKVANVLRDLGKHGQSPWLDFIQRSFTADGSLKKLVDEDGLKGVTSNPAIFEKAMGYGTDYDAQIKELLSKETLSAGELYEKLAITDIQETAKIMHPVFVETKGLDGYVSLEVSPYLAFDTEGTAEEARRLWKAVDRENLMIKIPGTKEGVPAFQQVTSEGISVNVTLLFSLDAYKDVLEAYISGLEARHAKGEDISKIASVASFFVSRIDGKIDGAIDKRIAAGDKDAEALKALRGKVAIANAKVAYQHYLEVKKSARWQKLAAAGANPQRLLWASTGTKDKAYSDVLYVDELIGPETVNTIPPATFDAFRDHGKLRDSLEEDVDGARKVMAETKRLGLDLDGVTTALVKDGCASFSDAFDQLLGAVAKKQQAILGNKLIEQETHLPGELQGAVEAALEDWRKAGKLRKLWERDPSVWTGGDEAKWLKWLDIVEERLAHVDELEAFAKEVKAKGFSDVLLLGMGGSSLGPEVIAETFGKIAGFPTLHVLDSTDPQQVSTYEKAVDLKNTLFIVSSKSGGTLEPNILKAYFFAAAEKALGKAPGEHFVAVTDPGSHMEDVARKDGFWKIFYGEKAIGGRFSVLSNFGLVPAAASGLDVRAFLNSALFSVKESAASVPPKENTALQLGAILGTAATKFGRDKVTIVASPAIYDLGAWLEQLIAESTGKRGTGLVPIDDETLGAPGVYGKDRVFAYVRLKAEPCPNQEKAIAALKAAGEPVVTIDLFDKIQVAQAFFHWEFATAVAGSILGIDPFDQPDVEFSKVETKKLTTAFNETGSLPAETPFAKDGVFAFYADEANAKALGSGDVASILKAHFNRVKAGDYVGVLAYVERDAQTRDWIQKVRLGLRDALKVATAAEFGPRFLHSTGQAYKGGPASGVFLQITADDAADVAVPGEKFTFGVVKAAQARGDFDVLSERGRRALRVHISGPLEAGLKSLAAAIEKAV, from the coding sequence ATGGACGTCGAGCAGAAGCCGAATGTCGGCAAAGTCGCCAATGTCCTGCGCGATTTGGGAAAACATGGCCAGTCGCCGTGGCTGGATTTCATCCAGCGTTCATTCACGGCCGATGGCAGCCTGAAGAAGCTGGTCGATGAGGATGGTCTGAAGGGTGTGACGTCGAACCCGGCCATTTTCGAAAAGGCCATGGGTTACGGCACGGACTACGACGCGCAGATCAAGGAGCTGCTGTCGAAGGAGACGTTGTCCGCCGGTGAGCTTTACGAGAAGCTGGCCATCACGGACATCCAGGAAACCGCCAAGATCATGCATCCGGTCTTCGTCGAGACGAAGGGCCTGGACGGTTATGTGAGCCTGGAAGTCTCGCCTTATCTGGCGTTCGATACGGAAGGAACCGCCGAGGAGGCGCGCCGTCTGTGGAAGGCCGTCGATCGTGAAAACCTCATGATCAAGATTCCGGGCACCAAGGAAGGCGTTCCCGCTTTCCAGCAGGTGACGTCGGAAGGCATCAGCGTCAACGTTACGCTGCTGTTCTCGCTTGATGCCTACAAGGATGTGCTGGAGGCCTATATTTCCGGCCTGGAAGCGCGCCATGCCAAGGGCGAGGACATTTCCAAGATCGCCAGTGTCGCATCGTTCTTTGTCAGCCGTATCGACGGCAAGATCGATGGTGCGATCGACAAGCGCATTGCAGCGGGTGACAAGGATGCGGAGGCGCTCAAGGCGCTGCGCGGCAAGGTTGCCATCGCGAATGCCAAGGTCGCCTATCAGCATTATCTCGAGGTCAAGAAGAGCGCGCGCTGGCAGAAGCTGGCGGCGGCGGGTGCCAACCCGCAGCGTCTGCTCTGGGCTTCGACCGGCACCAAGGACAAGGCCTATTCCGATGTCCTGTATGTCGATGAACTGATCGGGCCGGAAACGGTCAACACCATTCCGCCGGCGACGTTCGATGCGTTCCGCGACCATGGCAAGCTGCGTGACAGCCTTGAAGAGGATGTCGACGGCGCCAGGAAGGTGATGGCGGAGACGAAGCGTCTTGGTCTCGATCTTGACGGCGTGACCACCGCGCTGGTGAAGGATGGCTGCGCCTCGTTCAGCGATGCGTTCGATCAACTGCTTGGCGCGGTTGCGAAGAAGCAGCAGGCGATCCTGGGCAACAAGCTGATCGAGCAGGAGACTCACCTGCCGGGGGAGCTCCAAGGGGCCGTTGAAGCGGCCCTCGAAGACTGGCGCAAGGCTGGCAAGCTCCGGAAGCTCTGGGAACGCGATCCGTCTGTCTGGACAGGTGGTGACGAGGCGAAATGGCTGAAGTGGCTCGACATCGTCGAGGAACGTCTGGCGCATGTCGATGAACTCGAGGCGTTCGCCAAAGAGGTGAAGGCCAAGGGATTCTCGGATGTCCTGCTGCTCGGCATGGGTGGCTCGAGCCTCGGTCCGGAAGTGATTGCGGAGACGTTCGGCAAGATCGCCGGTTTCCCGACGCTTCATGTTCTGGACAGCACCGATCCGCAGCAGGTTTCGACCTATGAGAAAGCGGTCGATCTGAAGAACACGCTGTTCATCGTGTCGTCCAAGTCGGGTGGCACGCTGGAGCCGAACATCCTCAAGGCATATTTCTTCGCGGCGGCCGAGAAGGCGCTGGGCAAGGCGCCGGGCGAGCATTTCGTGGCGGTGACCGATCCGGGCTCGCACATGGAGGACGTCGCCAGGAAGGACGGTTTCTGGAAGATCTTCTATGGTGAGAAGGCCATCGGTGGTCGTTTCTCCGTGCTGTCCAATTTCGGTCTCGTTCCGGCGGCGGCCAGCGGGCTGGACGTGCGTGCATTCCTGAATTCCGCATTGTTCTCGGTGAAGGAATCGGCAGCGAGCGTTCCGCCCAAGGAGAACACCGCGCTTCAGCTTGGTGCGATCCTTGGCACTGCGGCAACGAAATTCGGTCGCGACAAGGTCACGATCGTCGCCTCGCCTGCGATTTATGATCTGGGTGCCTGGCTTGAGCAGCTTATCGCTGAGTCGACCGGCAAGCGTGGCACGGGCCTTGTGCCGATCGATGACGAGACGCTGGGTGCGCCGGGCGTCTATGGCAAGGATCGGGTCTTTGCCTATGTGCGCCTGAAGGCCGAGCCCTGCCCGAATCAGGAAAAGGCGATCGCGGCGTTGAAGGCGGCTGGCGAACCGGTCGTGACAATCGACCTGTTCGACAAGATCCAGGTGGCGCAGGCGTTCTTCCATTGGGAATTCGCGACAGCGGTGGCGGGCTCGATCCTCGGCATCGATCCGTTCGACCAGCCGGATGTTGAGTTCAGCAAGGTCGAGACAAAGAAGCTGACGACAGCCTTCAATGAAACGGGCTCCCTGCCGGCGGAAACGCCTTTTGCCAAGGACGGCGTATTCGCGTTCTACGCGGATGAAGCCAATGCCAAGGCGCTGGGTTCCGGTGATGTGGCGTCGATCCTGAAGGCGCATTTCAACCGGGTGAAAGCGGGCGATTATGTGGGCGTGCTGGCATATGTCGAACGCGATGCCCAGACGCGGGACTGGATTCAGAAGGTGCGCCTTGGTCTGCGCGACGCGCTGAAGGTGGCGACGGCGGCCGAATTCGGTCCGCGTTTCCTCCATTCGACGGGTCAGGCTTACAAGGGCGGTCCTGCCAGCGGGGTGTTCCTGCAGATCACGGCGGATGACGCGGCCGACGTCGCGGTGCCGGGTGAGAAATTCACCTTCGGCGTGGTCAAGGCCGCGCAGGCCCGTGGTGACTTCGATGTGCTGTCCGAGCGTGGACGTCGCGCACTGCGCGTGCATATCAGCGGTCCGCTCGAAGCTGGTTTGAAATCGCTTGCCGCAGCGATCGAAAAGGCTGTCTGA